In Planctomycetia bacterium, one DNA window encodes the following:
- a CDS encoding PEP-CTERM sorting domain-containing protein, whose amino-acid sequence MRVFNLIIVSTVVYSLSVAPAALAVGVGEPLGFTINIQHGATNVANKAVTIGPGMDLPDIKISDGTPESFTQIGTLPGGSPIILKVVTEDDALYRILHAYILAPVSLADIDSPGPVSLFDPLKADPITVSLTNLIFTGGSFVEPRVENNNSYFVSYMRDIEGKFYHLPNANAFNSYGHGVLDIQVPGQYYLDGTANPYQFSSTIGSPASVTWANMVNPGPAGSQVHNGFFSHNPASPGYVFELGLSVAFVKAIPEPGSLSLLAMGLALLVKRRTRRAVLNCR is encoded by the coding sequence ATGCGTGTTTTCAATCTAATCATTGTTTCTACAGTTGTCTATTCTTTGTCCGTGGCCCCTGCGGCCCTTGCCGTCGGCGTCGGTGAACCCCTCGGCTTCACGATCAACATTCAACACGGCGCGACCAACGTCGCCAACAAGGCGGTGACGATCGGACCGGGCATGGACCTGCCCGACATCAAGATCTCCGACGGCACACCCGAGAGCTTCACGCAGATCGGAACGCTCCCCGGCGGCAGCCCGATCATCCTCAAAGTCGTGACCGAGGACGACGCGCTCTATCGCATCCTCCACGCCTACATCCTCGCACCGGTCAGCCTTGCCGACATTGACTCCCCCGGCCCTGTCTCGCTCTTCGATCCGCTCAAGGCCGACCCGATCACCGTCTCGCTCACCAATTTGATCTTCACCGGCGGCAGCTTCGTCGAGCCGCGCGTCGAGAACAACAACAGCTATTTCGTCTCCTACATGCGCGACATCGAGGGTAAGTTCTATCACTTGCCGAACGCCAACGCTTTCAACTCCTACGGCCACGGCGTCCTTGATATCCAGGTGCCCGGCCAGTACTACCTCGACGGCACCGCCAATCCCTACCAGTTCTCCTCCACCATCGGCTCGCCCGCTTCGGTCACGTGGGCCAATATGGTCAACCCCGGACCGGCCGGCTCGCAGGTTCACAACGGATTCTTCAGCCACAACCCGGCGTCGCCCGGCTATGTCTTCGAGCTGGGGCTATCGGTCGCGTTCGTGAAGGCGATCCCCGAACCAGGCTCGCTGTCGCTCCTGGCCATGGGCCTTGCGCTCCTCGTGAAGCGCCGCACGCGCCGCGCCGTGCTAAACTGCCGCTGA
- a CDS encoding Gfo/Idh/MocA family oxidoreductase: protein MATPIRWAIVGCGRVAQRRVAPVFAHLENAILHAFCSRDLSRAREFAGRFGAPAAYGSLDDLLRDPAVDAVYVALPNVLHAPTAIQCLNAGKHVLCDKPLAMSAAEACAMADAAQKADRTLSVLHQQRFHPANQRLLELIRIGELGRLLSIRIHIGFFYPPGDLWRLDPARSGGGAWMDLAPHALDLMLQCGGPMQITAGRVRNLCFDYPVEDDARAELSFQSGAVGAVETSYCTHAYGGRIEVYGESASFIADGTLQAAPRYRTMLRKPGDVMEIDEQPASVDCFESAVQDFSAAISDGRPPRVRIEDALAVMDAVDALYRMARSR from the coding sequence ATGGCGACTCCAATCCGATGGGCGATTGTCGGCTGTGGCCGCGTTGCGCAGCGGCGAGTCGCGCCGGTCTTTGCTCACCTGGAAAATGCGATCTTGCATGCATTTTGTTCGCGCGACCTCTCGCGCGCTCGTGAGTTCGCCGGCCGGTTCGGCGCGCCCGCGGCATACGGCTCGCTCGATGATCTCCTGCGTGATCCCGCGGTGGACGCCGTCTATGTCGCCCTGCCCAATGTCCTGCACGCGCCGACAGCCATTCAATGCCTGAATGCCGGAAAACACGTGCTCTGCGACAAACCGCTGGCCATGTCCGCGGCAGAAGCGTGCGCGATGGCCGATGCGGCACAAAAAGCCGATCGAACGCTTTCGGTGCTGCACCAGCAGCGATTTCACCCGGCGAATCAGCGGCTGCTGGAGCTCATACGGATCGGCGAACTTGGACGACTGCTATCAATTCGCATTCACATCGGTTTCTTCTATCCGCCCGGCGACTTGTGGCGACTCGACCCGGCGCGATCCGGCGGCGGTGCCTGGATGGACCTTGCCCCGCATGCGCTGGACCTGATGCTTCAATGCGGGGGGCCAATGCAAATCACTGCGGGCCGCGTGCGCAATCTGTGCTTTGACTACCCGGTGGAGGACGACGCCCGTGCGGAACTCTCATTCCAAAGCGGAGCAGTCGGCGCGGTGGAGACTTCCTACTGCACGCACGCCTACGGCGGGCGAATCGAGGTCTACGGCGAATCCGCGTCGTTCATCGCTGACGGAACGTTGCAGGCCGCGCCGCGGTATCGCACCATGCTCCGCAAGCCCGGCGATGTCATGGAGATCGACGAGCAGCCCGCCTCCGTCGACTGCTTTGAATCGGCCGTCCAGGATTTCTCCGCCGCCATTTCCGATGGGCGACCCCCGCGCGTCCGCATCGAAGACGCGCTCGCAGTCATGGACGCGGTCGATGCCCTTTACCGCATGGCGCGGTCGCGGTGA
- a CDS encoding M20/M25/M40 family metallo-hydrolase: MRTRVFVVTISHAVLLLAVAPLRSEDGNATYAPTVKRIIEQTMRENDSWKKMEELCDGIGHRLSGSPELERAIEWAIATMKADGHENVRGEKVMVPKWVRGEESAEIVSPRRIPMAMLGLGGSIRTPKEGITARVVVVRDEAELEAAGDKVKGAIVLYNNAMPPYDDEHGSRYGETVRFRGKGAILAAKQGAVACLVRSVTARSLRSPHTGMMRYEEGVKKIPAAAVSCEDAEMIARLTARGQEVKVTLKMSARDEGMVPSANVIGELRGRERPDEVVVIGGHFDSWDVGQGAHDDATGCVMAMEAISVLRRMGLTPRRTIRVVLWTNEENGLMGGKAYAQDHADEMDKHIVAIESDAGGFRPESFGLECADKARREKAAKQMDEILALLAPVGTLRISGEHSGADISPMKESGVMLMGLGVEGSKYFDYHHSHADTLDKVDPRELSQCVAVMAAVSYVIADMPERFGGEPAHE; this comes from the coding sequence ATGCGCACCCGAGTTTTTGTCGTGACGATCTCACACGCCGTGCTGCTGCTCGCTGTCGCACCGCTGCGGTCGGAGGACGGCAACGCAACGTACGCGCCCACGGTGAAGCGAATCATTGAACAGACAATGAGAGAGAACGACTCGTGGAAAAAAATGGAGGAACTCTGCGACGGCATCGGCCATCGGCTTAGCGGCTCGCCGGAGCTGGAGCGGGCGATTGAGTGGGCCATCGCGACCATGAAGGCCGACGGTCACGAGAACGTACGGGGCGAAAAGGTGATGGTGCCCAAATGGGTGCGCGGTGAGGAATCCGCGGAGATCGTTTCGCCGCGCCGCATACCCATGGCGATGCTGGGACTCGGCGGGTCGATCAGGACGCCGAAGGAAGGGATCACCGCGCGGGTGGTCGTTGTCCGCGATGAAGCGGAGCTTGAAGCGGCCGGCGACAAGGTCAAGGGTGCGATCGTCTTGTACAACAACGCGATGCCGCCGTACGACGACGAGCACGGCTCGCGCTACGGCGAGACGGTTCGATTTCGCGGAAAAGGGGCGATCCTCGCTGCGAAGCAAGGGGCCGTCGCGTGCCTGGTGCGTTCGGTGACGGCGCGAAGTCTGCGCTCGCCGCATACCGGCATGATGCGCTACGAAGAAGGCGTGAAGAAGATTCCCGCGGCAGCGGTGTCGTGCGAGGATGCCGAGATGATCGCGCGGCTGACGGCCCGCGGGCAGGAGGTCAAGGTCACCCTGAAGATGTCGGCGCGGGACGAAGGCATGGTGCCGTCGGCGAACGTTATCGGCGAACTGCGCGGTCGCGAGCGGCCGGACGAGGTAGTGGTCATCGGCGGCCATTTCGACAGTTGGGATGTGGGCCAGGGGGCACACGACGACGCGACCGGCTGCGTGATGGCGATGGAGGCCATCAGCGTGCTGCGGCGGATGGGTCTGACGCCGCGGCGGACGATTCGCGTCGTGTTGTGGACGAACGAAGAAAACGGCCTGATGGGCGGCAAGGCCTACGCGCAGGATCATGCCGACGAGATGGACAAGCACATCGTGGCGATTGAATCAGACGCCGGCGGGTTTCGTCCGGAGTCGTTCGGTTTGGAATGCGCGGACAAAGCACGCCGCGAGAAAGCGGCGAAGCAAATGGATGAAATCCTCGCGTTGCTCGCGCCGGTGGGCACGCTGCGCATCAGCGGCGAGCACAGCGGGGCGGACATCTCGCCGATGAAGGAGTCCGGCGTGATGCTCATGGGCCTGGGCGTCGAAGGCTCGAAGTACTTCGATTATCACCACTCGCACGCCGACACGCTGGACAAGGTTGATCCGCGCGAGTTGTCGCAGTGCGTCGCGGTCATGGCGGCGGTGAGTTACGTCATCGCCGACATGCCCGAGCGCTTCGGCGGCGAGCCGGCGCACGAATGA
- a CDS encoding zinc ribbon domain-containing protein, producing the protein MAIGVFIAAYYGWTAGDAEVDSGVSSMQIAYHCSRCGHDFELTVAKSAQVRRDRGDIICPKCETAGATKKDVSVVVSGDESAVSKEEVGEAEAADQAEQRARPTATRTGG; encoded by the coding sequence TTGGCCATTGGCGTGTTCATCGCGGCGTATTACGGGTGGACAGCCGGTGATGCTGAAGTGGATTCCGGTGTTTCGAGCATGCAAATCGCGTATCACTGCTCCCGCTGCGGGCACGACTTCGAGTTGACGGTGGCGAAGTCGGCCCAGGTGCGACGCGACCGGGGGGACATCATTTGCCCGAAGTGCGAAACGGCCGGTGCGACGAAGAAGGATGTCTCCGTCGTAGTGTCCGGGGACGAGTCCGCCGTCTCAAAGGAAGAGGTTGGCGAGGCCGAAGCCGCCGATCAGGCGGAGCAGCGCGCGCGACCGACGGCGACGCGAACCGGGGGATAA
- a CDS encoding Rieske (2Fe-2S) protein produces MDDTQWTRLLPADALRAGTVKYVEAGGLELAVFRLVKPDRYWVTANSCPHAGGNLAAGQVEGREVTCPWHCWKFDLESGRCTLSETVHLRRYETRVDGGFIWARLDQPLPPGPPSGAGSD; encoded by the coding sequence ATGGACGACACACAGTGGACACGTCTGTTGCCGGCCGATGCTCTGCGGGCGGGGACGGTGAAGTATGTCGAGGCGGGCGGTTTGGAGCTGGCGGTTTTTCGCTTGGTCAAGCCCGATCGTTATTGGGTCACGGCGAATTCCTGTCCGCACGCGGGGGGAAATCTGGCGGCGGGGCAGGTGGAAGGGCGCGAAGTAACATGTCCATGGCACTGCTGGAAGTTTGATCTCGAAAGCGGCCGGTGCACGCTCTCCGAGACCGTTCACCTGCGCCGCTACGAAACGCGCGTTGACGGCGGCTTCATTTGGGCGCGGTTGGATCAGCCGCTGCCGCCCGGCCCGCCCAGTGGCGCAGGTTCTGACTGA
- a CDS encoding NAD(P)-dependent glycerol-3-phosphate dehydrogenase codes for MAFEQVAMIGDGQMATVCSVMLADRGLHVRMWGVSRDHIEALKTTRENKRYLPGLRIPERVSFTNDPAAVFRNADLVVSAVPCQYVRSVWKQLAPAYPAGLPVASVSKGIENDTLLRPTQVIQDVIGSCPVAALSGPNIAMELARCLPATIVAASEDADLAAGVQEAFSSQWFRVYTNDDLLGVELAGATKNVIAIAAGIVDGLKAGDNAKAALLTRGLVEITRLGVALGAKRETFAGLAGLGDLVTTCVSPHGRNRTAGEMFGRGKKYEEVIAATPSVIEGIPTTRSVYQLARQHHVEMPITEAVYGVLFEGKDVIATLSELMTRRLKGET; via the coding sequence ATGGCCTTTGAACAGGTGGCAATGATCGGCGACGGGCAGATGGCCACGGTATGCAGCGTCATGCTGGCCGACCGGGGCTTGCACGTTCGCATGTGGGGCGTGAGCCGCGATCACATCGAGGCGCTGAAAACCACGCGGGAAAATAAACGTTACCTGCCGGGTCTGCGCATTCCCGAGCGCGTGTCGTTCACGAATGACCCGGCAGCCGTGTTTCGCAATGCCGATCTGGTCGTGTCAGCCGTACCCTGCCAGTATGTCCGCTCGGTGTGGAAACAACTGGCGCCGGCGTATCCTGCGGGGCTGCCGGTGGCAAGCGTCTCAAAAGGCATCGAGAACGACACGCTGCTCCGTCCGACGCAGGTGATTCAGGACGTGATCGGCTCCTGTCCGGTGGCGGCGCTCTCCGGGCCGAACATCGCGATGGAGCTGGCGCGCTGCCTGCCGGCCACGATTGTCGCCGCCAGCGAAGATGCCGATCTCGCGGCGGGCGTTCAGGAAGCCTTCTCATCCCAGTGGTTTCGTGTCTATACGAATGACGATTTGCTCGGTGTGGAGCTGGCCGGCGCGACCAAAAACGTCATCGCCATCGCAGCCGGCATCGTGGACGGCCTCAAGGCGGGCGACAACGCCAAGGCGGCCCTGCTGACCCGCGGCCTGGTCGAGATCACGCGGCTGGGAGTCGCGTTGGGCGCAAAACGCGAGACCTTCGCGGGCCTGGCGGGACTGGGCGATCTGGTCACGACCTGCGTCAGCCCGCACGGTCGCAACCGCACTGCCGGGGAGATGTTCGGCCGGGGGAAAAAGTACGAAGAAGTCATCGCCGCGACCCCATCGGTCATCGAAGGCATCCCGACGACGCGGAGCGTCTATCAATTGGCGCGGCAACATCACGTCGAGATGCCGATCACCGAGGCAGTCTACGGCGTATTGTTCGAGGGCAAGGATGTGATCGCGACGCTTAGCGAGCTGATGACGCGCCGGCTCAAGGGCGAAACGTAA
- a CDS encoding prepilin-type N-terminal cleavage/methylation domain-containing protein, with protein sequence MTKHASPSRDGFTLIELLIVIAIIAVIMSILVPALAASRAEGQKVRCLANLREVTGAAFAYSSDDPNGILGPVHPNAKVFLAGTGYAEYGGGPGLAPYQSWYDYFDPRTRPLNHLIYGPRGVAAGSAPGDRSFFQVFQCPGEERGWQEWPGFGGMAVEVENPYFAANGTSFRMNNLAFNDGTVTGIYGRSHTRIPDTSITLAFLEARVYQTLWTNEVTGTLTAGELTGYHKKLGFFNVSYADGHAAFVDFGRGTYYDHLPQYGGKDARGTWGRMDTFPQELLNPHRPAGTSPPGATQLPPPPPPNS encoded by the coding sequence GTGACGAAGCACGCAAGTCCATCGCGGGACGGCTTCACGCTGATCGAGTTGTTGATCGTCATCGCGATCATCGCGGTGATCATGAGCATCCTCGTGCCGGCGCTGGCGGCCTCGCGAGCCGAAGGGCAGAAGGTGCGCTGTCTTGCTAACCTGCGCGAGGTGACCGGTGCCGCGTTCGCCTATTCCTCGGATGATCCCAACGGCATCCTCGGGCCGGTGCATCCAAATGCAAAAGTCTTTTTAGCGGGCACGGGTTACGCCGAGTACGGCGGAGGACCGGGCCTGGCGCCTTATCAGAGTTGGTACGATTACTTTGACCCGCGCACGCGCCCGCTGAACCATCTCATCTATGGGCCGCGCGGGGTCGCCGCCGGCTCGGCCCCGGGGGATCGATCTTTCTTCCAGGTGTTCCAGTGCCCGGGTGAAGAGCGCGGCTGGCAGGAGTGGCCCGGGTTCGGAGGCATGGCTGTCGAAGTGGAGAACCCCTATTTCGCGGCGAACGGCACGTCGTTCCGCATGAACAATCTCGCGTTCAATGACGGGACGGTCACCGGCATTTACGGTCGTTCTCACACGCGCATCCCCGACACCTCGATCACGCTTGCGTTCCTCGAGGCGCGGGTCTACCAGACGCTGTGGACAAACGAAGTCACGGGCACGCTGACCGCCGGGGAACTGACGGGGTATCACAAGAAGCTCGGGTTTTTCAACGTCTCCTATGCCGACGGCCATGCGGCGTTTGTCGATTTCGGCCGCGGTACCTATTACGACCACCTTCCTCAATACGGCGGCAAGGATGCCCGCGGCACCTGGGGCCGAATGGATACGTTCCCGCAGGAGCTGCTCAATCCGCATCGGCCGGCCGGGACATCACCGCCCGGCGCCACGCAGTTGCCACCGCCGCCGCCGCCCAATTCCTGA